GCTTAGTTGCAttaatatcagtattttattaATACAGTAATGTTGTTGTCATTGCCCTCTGTAGGTCAGACATCTTCTCAGGATAGCAGTGGACCTCCCCAAGTCTTTCATATTTCAGATGAACCTGTCACTGCTGACCCTCGAGTCGATAATGACTGGATTGACTCCTTCCAAACCTCTGTTCATGTTGCACCTGACATGAGTGTTGACGTCACCCAAGATTCACATGGTAAATGAGATGTTAATCTTATGAGAAGAATGTATTACATCAGATTTTTATTGAAGTATGTATGTTGCCTAACAAGGTGAAAATGAACGAATATTACTTGCAGTAATATgagtattttattaaaaatgttgctgtcATTGCCCTCTGTAGGCCAGATGTCTTCTCAGGATAGCAGTGGACCTCCCCAAGTCTTCCATATTTCAGAGGAACCCATCACTACTGACCCTCAGGTCGATGATGACTGGATTGACGAGACCTTCCATGTTTTCAACCGTGCCATGTTGAAATTTAATGCCGACTCCTTCCAAACCCCTGTCCACATCACCCAAGCTTCAGACTGTCTAGCAGAGGATAAGAGAACAATTATTGGTCAGTTTGCTAAAACCCAAACATAACCCAAAACACATTGACTCTTTAATCAGCAGTTCAATGGTTTATACTTTAAATTCATGCTTTGTTTAAAGGGATTTTCCCCCTAAATAATGaacatttgatgtttatctgcttacccccgagccatccaagatgtaggtgtgtttgtttcttcagtagaacagaaatgaagatttttaactccaaccatggCCTGTTTAATGCtggtcaatggggtgttttctatTAGAGGCACTATGAGAGATAAAACCCATAGATATACAAAtctatattaaaccctgtgactcgtggcgacacattgatgtcttaagacacgaaacgatcagtttctcagagaaaccaATCAGTTTCAGGGAGAGCAGGGGCGAAAGTACCATTTTTCAgaaaaacttaattttaaaagaaaatgttttagacGGAGATATATATCTGCTCTGGTCCATAACTCACAAGTGTGGTCTATCAATGTACAAATGCAGAACGACTACAGTATAGTTTCACTTTGAATAAGATGCAGATTGTTACTTTTGACCCCATCAGTTGGGACGAAAGTAACACACAGGTGGGTCAAAAGTAACACAGCAATATAAGCTAGATTGTTTTGctcttgtttttattaaacatacCTGACTATGACCTTGTTAATATGTAAATGCAAACATTTTGTAGCTACTTTAtctttgcaaaaaaatatttggctaaattacattttcattttaaattttaagtttaatcaaatttttatttataaccgtattttttatataacctGACAATACAAACTTGTAGttttagaatattttttgtgcaatGTCAATCtatttgataatttttttcttcaacaatTTGAATATGACAATTAAATTAGCAtaatatgcattatatatataaaagtggaTATAATCCGACAGGAAGTCCTGAACATTTAAACACGATTTACTTTCATACTGAAAAACTCTGAAAAAACAGACCTTCAGGATGTGTAACAGCAATAAATAATCTGTAGAGTGATCATTACTGTGACACATTAAACGAGAAACACAACTtgcaattagaaaaaaaaagtatcgcTTCAGTAATTTACTTTCCGTACTCGAAAACTACTTTTCGGACCCAACTGCAGGAAACGATGACGAAATCACATGATTTTTGGCAGATCCATCAAAGGTTGTGAAAATCGCTTTGTTACTTTGTCCCGCGTTACTTTCGCCCCGGTTCTCccttatttgtgtttttttttttttttttttacctcatatcagatgaatctaatctagtattcccaacgccattacttccgtCGAAGAAGGTCAAAAACCTGGCCCGATCATAGAGATCAAATATCTATGATCGCGGCAGGTTTTTGACCTTACTTGATGGAAGTAATGGTGCTGTAAATATACAGTTTACTTAAATAGTACTGAAGTatgtcaaatacatttttaaaggcaCAAATTTTCAAATTAGTAACTCTTAAAAGTTAATATATGAAtcagaaaaatatttttgaaatcaTCAAGTAGGTGAAATGTTTTACTTTCCTCTTTTAACAGACATCAGTTCCTGCAGATATGAAGTGGGTATTGCACTGGGTGAAGGAGGCTTTGGGAAGGTTTACGCAGCAACTCGTTTGAAAGATGGCCTTCAGGTATTAATTTTCATTATGTACAATATCTATctagattattatttttgtcttgtatTATACTCTTATCCAAGTACTCTTATATTCACTATTTACTGCACTTTACATGTCAGACCTGTTTAAATAGTCACATGCTCTGcatgtttaaaattaaattaatggaAATGTACATGTTTGTTCAGTGGTAATGATTGTAATTTGTGAACTTTGAAGACATGTAATTTGAATAAGTCTAACGCAAATccatgttgtttttttgtttgttttgtttttatcagGTGGCGGTGAAATTTGCCTCCAAAACGGATATAAAATATGCCAGGGTTGTAAGTAGGCTGTGCTCTCTCTGTTTTACCTCTCAGTCACTGTTTTTAATTTCATACATCTCatattaacattaatcacagacTATAAATTATGAATATAGATAACTATTTTTTTCAACCATTATAACAACTAAGGGTGTGAACCTACACTGGTCTCATGGTTCGGTTCGATTACGATTATCATGTCATCGATTCGGTTCAATTCATGCATTGATGGTTCACGGCATACTAACGTATACAATTTTGTCAGTCAGTTATATGAAATGAACCTTTAATTTTACCTGTTCAAGGAAAACACGCTTCTTGAATTTTAAAGACAACAGGAGCTTTTAGAAAAGATACACAAAATACTAAAAGCCACTTTTAGGTGGTCTCTTTACAGTCAATACTAAAGTCTAAATGCATCTAATTGCTGGAACCACATATTTAAAGTTTACTTCTCCCAACAATgctaaaaaaataaacgtgtgagagcgtgttatagGTTATACTGTATGTCATGTTATAGCCCGATAAAGTGTTACCGCAGGATGCATCACCCCAGACGAGTATCTCTTCATTAAGCCAACGCACAAACTACTGCAAATTAAACCGAATGTGAAGTCGTAGGTGCTCAACATACAATCATCTTCATTAAAAGTAAAGAAACTGAATGATCTTCTTACCAGTGCTGTGTCCATGCCCGCTTATATTGCAGCCTTTGATTATGAAATTAGCTGTTGATTAATACAATTCAGCTCATATGTTGTTTTGACGTGACGTGACCTCCATTAAATCTGCATATAGtgtgggaattgaagatcggatttatatccGTTTTACGGAGACACATTTATGTGCCTATGTGTAAATAAAATCGTTTTGATAAATCAGATCAGCTTGGATTTACACACAGCATGTGTGTTCTCCAGGTCATGCTTACCAGGCTGTTCATAAAAGCCGAAATGTGTCCAGATGTCGACTTTTAAAGTAGCTGAAGCATTTTTAATTACTCACACTCGCATCTCGCCTCCCTCTGCCTTTGAAAGCACGTATGCAACAAATGACGTCAGAAAAGCATCACTAACATTACAATTGGTTATGTTCTATTTACTGAACCGATACCGAATCATCCTCGTCTGGATCGTGATGCACGGagaaattattaattttgaCACCCCTAATAACTGTCTTTCTTCTAGTGCGGTTATTCCAGCGCCATCCCTTTGGAAGTGGCTCTGCAAATGTTTGCTAATCGAGGGCTCAGTGTTCCTCAAATCATCAAGCTCTTGGACTGGCAGGACGAGGATGACCGATACGTTATGGTTCTGGAGCGGCCCATGCCCTGTCAGACCATGGATGACTTTTTAGTAAGCTACACAGGCAGCAACTATGAAGATTTGGTACGCATTATTATGCTCCAAACAACATTTGCGGCTCAGACATGCTGCCTTCGGGGAGTGTTACATCGGGATATAAAGCTAGAAAACCTGCTGATTAACCCGGACACCTTTGAAGTCAAATTAATTGACTTTGGATGTGGAGAATTCCTCAACAGCGCTGGTTACACCTCCTTTTCTGGTAAGTATAAATGTCTCAAAGCTGTAAGGTGTGTCTCAAACTCTGGTGACGATTGAGAGCCGTTCACACAGGGCTCTGAGTGAGTCAAGTTCTCATAAAGCATCATAGAATGGGCTCCATTGTCGGGATTAGCAAATAATTTCTTGCATGATAATGGATTTCTAGTCAAAATGTTGTGTTAatggaaattatttttttccccctccagGCACAAAAGAGTACTGCCCCCCCGAGTACTGGACAAACCGACACTATCACGGGAAACCAGCGACGGTGTGGTCACTCGGCGTACTCATGTTCTTAATGCTGTGCAGACATTTTCCAAGGAGACGAGACCTGgagaaaataaaacataatatctGGACAAAAAATGGCTTGTCACAAGGTGAGATCTTCATTTCAGCTGAAAACTATTTTAATTCTGATTCTTATTAGATAGAACAAAACAACAATGCAGGAACATCTAAGGCTAGTGGCTTAATAAATGACGGTTTTGTTGATATTCGTGAAGTTTAAGCTAATAACCAGACATCTCTCCCTTctttctgcacagaatgctgcgaTTTGATTTGCTGTTGTCTGCAGGTTGACCCAAAGAAGAGGATTGAACTAGAGAAAGTCTGTCTCCACAACTGGTTTAaggtattaaaaacattaatatttttacattagCTTTAATTACGCTACTTTTCAATATGTGCTGCAAATCTCATATAGTCAGATGACAAATTTCAGTGCTGTTTTTTACTTgtgcttttaatttttttttttaatggaaaaaaagaaatataacaGTCGCATGTTTCCATCTCTGTCAAATATAAAGACATGAATGCAGGAACATCATCTCCAGTTAATCTCTGTTGTACAGTAGTAGATATGTCCCAATATACTCCTAATACTAACgctaatgtaataataatatattatcaaagtttatttttaaataataaatcaaaaaatgtcttccatgttttaattttaaaagtatAAAGCTCAGTTGTGCAgctttatttgacaaaaaagtctttaaattaaattaaaagataCATTGAATTAATGTTTTATGTCTTCATTTGATTACCTAAAAATACACAACACATAATTTGTGGGAAATCTTGTCATAGAAATTAAGTTTGAGGTAAACATCCCTGAAGTACCTATAAGTACCTATCTCAAGGAACTtctcaccacacaaacatccaCACCTTCTGTTTTGACTTGTCTCCTCAGGACTAAACTCCATACTGTGGGAGATCAGGCTTTCTGCTCAGCAGCCCctagtctgtggaatgctctccctgaccacttGAGGATCCCACAGACAGAAGATGTTTTTAaacgtggtcttaaaacccacctttttagcagagcttttggTTGATTTGTTATTtcttaattatttttgtttcagttttcattggtttttttaaattgtatttatttatttatttttatctgtagcactttgaggttttgtttaatataaaaagtgtgttacaaataaaatgtattattattattattaagtacaGAAAAATGGTAGTCGTGCATACCGGTACAGAATTTGAGGAGTACTGGTTAAAATGTAAACGGTACCCAACTCTACCAAGCCCCATAATCAGTGATCCGAGTGAAATGTAGGGCTAGGATGTTTAAAGCAAAAACTGATTTTATGTTGCATTTTTCCATTTAAGAATTTGTAGAGAGcctaggcctatatatataggAACACTCGGACAGTTAATTCAGGCACTGAATCGTTTATTGCGATTTCTCACACCGCATATGGCATAAAATATAGTAATAATAACAGTGCTGGTTAAGGTCATATTTTCCTACATTATGAAACAATAGCCGACTCGCAAATGTCTTCTATTGTCCGTGTGTCCGCGATTGAATTGCTCTTTATTTTTCAGTACGGTTTGTAAACGAGCTAAACAAggttaaaataacttttattttattaaaataatattattttaagctATATTTCTATTATAAATTACTGTGTCAGTATCATAAAAAGTATCAACACATGGATACATTTTGTTTAACTTGTACTTAGGCCTATGAGTGGTTGAACATTGAATTGTTCTGTGAAAAGTTCCTAATTCTGAACACTCGGTGGCGCTGTGTTCTTATAAATCACTTTTCTTGACTGTCACAACAGCTCATTTACAAGGAGCAtcagaaaataactaaaaaggcctttattttaaaaagcagcGGAAAAATAAAGTGACATTCATACCGAGTCTAAATTAagagatttatttgtttattagaAGATTTAGCGAGACAATCAAACTAAAAGGGaaaaacaaaagcacataataataataataataccaatAATATAATGTTGTCCTGAGTTCTCAGTAATTCGAGAGATTGTCATGAAGAGATTATTCTCCGTATACCATATGTGTCCATTGCCTGAGCTTGCTTGCTAATATTCAATTTATTTTACCCCTTCACAAAACATTAATTAAATCAATCTgagcaaaaaataaagaaaatataataGCCAGAATCCATGCTATAAATAATTATGTTATATGTAAATGTGACTTTTTGGGGGtcatgctttgttttttttagttaagCCAGTTAAGGTTTTATAGAGTTAATAAAACTACACTTCCCATGAACATTGCGGCACTTTACGGCAAAGCTGACGTCACGCTGTTACATACATGTGGATAAGCGATCTATGGTTCTGCAGCATAACGTTTGAATTTCGTGAACAGTGGCGGTTTATTTTTGGTTAATTAACTCCGCATTTTTTAAGCGTCGAAGCTAAGCGGCTACAGTTCAGATAACTTATATGGAACGGCATAAGCCCGcaattatttagaaaaacagCTGCAGCCATCTGAACTTGCTAGCCTGATCGCTAGCAAAGGAAACGAAAGTAAGTTTATTATAATATCTGTTCACGTGCCACGCTGAATTATGATGCTGTTTTCGATAACATAAAGACGTGACAATTTGGCCGAGCTGTCATTTATGATAATCATCCTTGTTCTGCCGACACTGCCAAATATGCTCATTTGTTTACGCTagtttggaagaaaaaaaagttatattttgcaGTTGGGACATGGTTTctaatatatttatagatataTGTGGTTACTTTTTGGGAGATTTTCTCTTTCAAAACAAACTATACACTTGAGCCACTATGCATTGCTGATGTATAGTCATTAATTATGCCTTTTTAATTGTCACAGGTGAAAGCTAAATGTCATGGAGAACTATAGAAAAGCACGCACAGTTGAGCAGCCCTGCCCGTGTCCGTTCCCCGACCTGCCCAGCAACACTCCAGAAGTTCGAGTAAAGGATGGCAGCAAAATCCGCAACTTGATGAGGTTTGCTTTAAGCCGAATGGAGGAGAAAGCACCTCCAACAGATCATCCAGGCACCTGTGAAGGCTCGGAGGTGAGCGTTGGATCGGGGGAGAATCTATGCCGCCAAATCGTGTTCACAGGTGTGGGTCAGAGCGTCACTAAAGCCATCACATGCGTGGAGATCATGAAACGCCGTGTTCAAGGCCTACACCAATATACCAAGCTGGCCTACCGCACAGTTCAGGAGGTCTGGGAGCCCTTGGAGCCTGAGGCTGGGTTGGACAGTCTCACAGTCAGCAGAAATGTACCTAGTTTATGGGTTCTGCTCTCCAGAGACTCGCTTGATACGGACCAGCCGGGTTACCAAGCGCCAGGTTCTTTTGATGCCTTTTGGGCTCAGGCTCTCAAAGATGAATCGGCAACCCCAAGAGATGAGCAGAGAAGGAAGAGGGGTGGAACAGGGGCTGGAAGAGCAGAAGGTGCTGGCAGAGGAAAGGGTCCGCGCAAGCACTTGGGCcgacctgtaaaaaaaacacataaacctCTAGGTCATGCAGGAGGTGTGCAGGAATGAATAAATGTTGAATGTCTTGCCACAGCTGTAGCTTGGTTTATTCTGACAGACACATTTTGATGGGGAATATTCTGTGCCACATCTAATAAGAAGATTTTGGAGAATATCTGTCGTAAAACAGTTTTTCATTCCCTGAACAGTTCACCTAAACaacaaattctgtcattatttattcaccctcatgccattaaattgtatttgttgACCACTTTCATAATGcattttggagcttgacagatTTGTAGGGTGTGTAAATAAATCGTGATAATTCTGTTTTTGGTTAACCACTCGTTTAAATACATTAGACAGAAAGGCCTAAAACTAAATTGCCAGATTTTGCCAAAGAGACTAGAATGGGATATTCTCCTTTTTTATACTTCAGCATgtttttccgttaaaatgttttattgcgCAAACAACAATTCTTCTTTAGGTTTCTATAGAGATTATACAttctggggcggcagtggctcagtggttcatgtagattgtctacaaaccagaaggttggtggttcgatccccggttccacttgaccaagtgtcgaggtgtccttgagcaagacacctaaccccagctgctcccgacgagctggatggcgccttacatggctgacatcgccgtcggtgtatgaatgggtgaatgtgaggcaaaaatgtaaagcgctttggataaaagcgctatataaatgcagtccatttaccattataGATTTTTTAGCATATATGGTATAAATGGTTTAAAAACTTGTGTTAGAAATGTATTGATTGATCCAGGTTGATGATCATATATGTTTAAATGGATAGGATTTTCTCAGTTTAGAGGAGTTGTCTCAGCTCCTTCAGATAAACTAACACcattcatttgatttttgtattATATGAGTGCAAATGTGTTAACGAAGTACAAGGCTAAGTTTTTCCATATCAGAAGAATTAAAGTAGCCTATTTGATCTTTTGCCACCATTTTTTTATGCAAAGGAAAGGAAATTGTGTATTTTGAATACCAAATGTCTGCAGAAAATACACAAATTTGTGCTTGAAGTGCTCTGACAAACaccagtgtttttttgttttttttgacacGTCTGAAGGCATCTAGTTGTTGTATTGGGAGTTGTTTATGTATATAAAAGTTCAAGTGGAAACTTATTTTATCAAATTTGGGCATATCAGCAGCCAGGGGTGTCGTACTGGGGGAATAAAGGGTACCAAGTAACCAGGGGGAGGGGAGGGCAGGGGGGgccccttagaagtcagttttctatacatacacatacatggtatgggggcccagcaagatggtttgtacccagggcccaaaatttggtgctacgccactgTCAGCAGCAGAGAATTAAAATGAACTTCTAAATGAATTTCATGTTTCCTCAGCAAAGGCTGTTTATTGTTGTAAATGACAGAAATATAAGGAGTTTTGTGTTAAACTTTCTTTtggaagtttttttgtttttgtgatattCATAAAAAAGAAGTTCAGTAAAATTGAAAGCTATGATGTGTGGATGCCAACAATGGTAAGTTCTGTGGCAGATAAAAATATAACATGGAAAATATACTGTTTTGAAACAGAATTATTTTAAGTCAATATATTGTAGATTCTTTTGAAGGTGTTGGTGAATTTCTACATTTGTTATATGAAACTTGTTGATCTTAAGACATAGACCTTTCCAGCATTGAATGCAAAACCAAATGGGAGGATTTTTGAATGTCAAATGTCCTTTTCCTGAAAGAACAGAGAATGCATGGCTTATGTTCGAGTAGAGGAAGAACGCTGATCTAGATATAAGGTAGGAtattttttcattacatttgaGTCTATAAAAATGCACAGCTTTCCGTTCTTCTTTCAGTAGTGGTCTATAACAATATGTAGACTAATATTTATCTTCAGAATCTAATTTAAAAAGCTATGCAGAATAATGCatatctctctttctctctctctctctctctctctctctctctctctctctctctctctctctctctctctctctctctctctctctctctatatatatatatagtgtttaGCACACATTATGACATTATAAAGTAGACTATTAATATGTTTAAATTTTCTTTTTGTTCAGACTTAACTTCCACCCAAACAATATTTAGcaccaatatttaaaaaaaatgattaaatcGACTATAATATAAATcatgtttaaaatgttatttatatcaTAGTCTTATTATACTAAGTCTTCTATActataatataacatttttcttgagcaccaaatcagcattatTTCTGCAAAATTGTAACATTGAAGACTGCTGAAAATTGCCATCACGtgtcatttatatataaattgtaataatatttaacaatattaccTTTTTATTGTAGTTAAAACCAAACGTTAAAAGAAACTGCAAATGAGAGacaaaatatattgaaagcAGGTATTTTACATAGTCTTGTTTCAGCACGTGTTTGACTAACTGTAACAACAGCCTCTTCAGTgggaaaattacatattgtcaGTCTTTATGAATGTTGTACACTGAACCTAATGTATTAGCCGAGTGTTCTTACAACTCAACAACATAATTAGTCATTTACTTCtgttttttgtctttgtttttaatttttatagctGCTCAGCACACATCAGTGCCTTACCATCTTCACTAGTCACTTATCAAGGAGCTGAATAGCCAGAATAAGCAGTCATGTTCACTCTTCTGTTGATCATTTTAATGTCTAGTCAAGGTAAGTAACTATTTAAAttgatagttcacctaaaaataaacatttgatgtttatctgtttaCCCCCTGggtatccaagatgtaggtgtgtttgttttttcattagaacataaattaagatttttaactccaaccgttgcttgtataatgcatgtcaatgggatCTAATTCAAATTATACCCCATCGacatagtgttgtcaaaagtactgaCCGCGATAACAAATCGGTACTAAAATGTTACAAATGGGACGCTTCGAGTGCTGTTGAGCTGTAATCGTaaaaacacctctgactggccattgtgcttaCGTGCTCATCAgatgtgcctgtgattggctacaaggaTCAACATTTTGAAAGAGCAcggaagtgtttgaaagtgttttgaaagggGGAGCGGGAGCATTTGAAAGCACAATCAGGTGCAATCATTCAGACgctctgtgtgtatctgtgcaaGCCAAGCGGTCTGTGAAAAGCgtaatttatgtatttttacaacatgtttgtgaagcgctgatcgtagtagccaatcacagacatatttgaTGAGCGCATGAGCaaaatggccagtcagaggtgtcTACGATTCCACTCAACAGCGCTCAAAGTATCACATTTTTGAAATTTCAGTACTGATTTGGTATcgcggtcggtacttttgacaacacttcattgatatgcattatatgagcaactGGGATTAAAAATCCTAATTTgtattctactgaagaaacaaacacctaTATCTGTGAtaccctgggggtaagcagatatacctcaaaattttcatttttgggtgaactatccctttaatgtgatTACTTGGAATGCACTAATACCTGTTCAAGTCAGTACACATTTTGAACTCcagggtattccagaaagcaggttacATGACATACCTGAGTATGTTTAAGGGTAAGTGcataaccttaaagggttagttcacccaaaaatgaaatttctttcattaatgagtCACCCTAAtattgttccacacccgtaagacctccattcatcctcggaacacagtttaagatattttagatttagtccgagggctttctgtcctttgaatgtaagtgtatgctcacttgctgtccacgtcaaGAAGgcaatgaaaacatcatcaaagtagtccatatgtgacatcagttagttagttagactcttttgaagcatcgacaatacattttggtccaaaaataacaaaaaatacgactttattcaccattgccttctcttccgcgtttgtttaacctcaaataaagattcaaacggtcgtgaatcagcgtattgattcgtgattcgtatcgccaatgtcacgggatttcagcagtttgacacgcgatccgaatcttgaatcattaccgtttgattctttatttgaggaacacgcaagagaagacaatgctgaataaagtcatattttttgttatttttggaccaaaatgtattgtcgacgcttcagaAGAGTCTAACTAACTAATTGattgtcacatatggactactttgatgatgttttcattaccttctggacgtggacagcaagtgggcatactaaccctttaactttcgGTTCCAAAACGGAGGTAATATAACTAAATGTGTTTTATAGTTATAATATACAATTGTATATATTAATTCTAAATCACTATTATAACAAGGTGgtattaatatatttacaaatatatttactgTCATCTCATGTATGGATCTgcattcaattaattagcatcaaacaaacaatataatccTTATTTTCAGTAATTAAAGATTACTTATTAATATGAAAAGATTGAAAA
This DNA window, taken from Pseudorasbora parva isolate DD20220531a chromosome 7, ASM2467924v1, whole genome shotgun sequence, encodes the following:
- the LOC137083611 gene encoding serine/threonine-protein kinase pim-1-like, yielding MSVDVTQDSHGQMSSQDSSGPPQVFHISEEPITTDPQVDDDWIDETFHVFNRAMLKFNADSFQTPVHITQASDCLAEDKRTIIDISSCRYEVGIALGEGGFGKVYAATRLKDGLQVAVKFASKTDIKYARVCGYSSAIPLEVALQMFANRGLSVPQIIKLLDWQDEDDRYVMVLERPMPCQTMDDFLVSYTGSNYEDLVRIIMLQTTFAAQTCCLRGVLHRDIKLENLLINPDTFEVKLIDFGCGEFLNSAGYTSFSGTKEYCPPEYWTNRHYHGKPATVWSLGVLMFLMLCRHFPRRRDLEKIKHNIWTKNGLSQECCDLICCCLQVDPKKRIELEKVCLHNWFKD
- the rpp25l gene encoding ribonuclease P protein subunit p25-like protein — encoded protein: MENYRKARTVEQPCPCPFPDLPSNTPEVRVKDGSKIRNLMRFALSRMEEKAPPTDHPGTCEGSEVSVGSGENLCRQIVFTGVGQSVTKAITCVEIMKRRVQGLHQYTKLAYRTVQEVWEPLEPEAGLDSLTVSRNVPSLWVLLSRDSLDTDQPGYQAPGSFDAFWAQALKDESATPRDEQRRKRGGTGAGRAEGAGRGKGPRKHLGRPVKKTHKPLGHAGGVQE